One segment of Bacteroides caecimuris DNA contains the following:
- a CDS encoding OmpP1/FadL family transporter has product MVGFKHTLCALLLMMVTGMAIAQNNTNSPYTRYGYGDLSDQSFGNSKAMGGIAFGLRDGAQINPLNPASYTAIDSLTFIFEGGVSLQNMNVSGGGVKLNAKNSSFDYLAMQFRLHPRVAMGIGLLPFSNIGYNVSESNESTSVSPYSTKSLVGEGGLHQLYVGAGVKILKNLSVGVNASYFWGDMTRSLTMLYPSTASANSYISQTSVSVSDYKLDFGAQYTQELNKKHSVTIGAVFSPKHKLNNDYTVTTQVSSTNSNNLDATLELPNVFGAGFTYNYDKRLTIGADYSLQQWSKAEFGVNTSDDAMRDDFNETYAYCDRHKISVGAEYIPNLIGRSYLSHIKYRLGAYYTTPYYKIDGKKATREYGVTAGFGLPVPRSRSILSVSGQFVRISGQESTFVNENIFRVSIGLTFNERWFFKRRVE; this is encoded by the coding sequence ATGGTAGGATTTAAACACACACTTTGTGCGCTTTTGCTCATGATGGTTACTGGAATGGCAATCGCTCAAAATAATACAAACTCTCCTTATACACGATATGGCTATGGCGACTTGTCCGATCAGAGTTTCGGTAATAGCAAGGCGATGGGGGGGATTGCTTTTGGACTTCGGGATGGAGCACAGATCAATCCGCTGAATCCTGCTTCGTATACAGCCATTGACTCGTTGACGTTTATTTTTGAAGGAGGAGTTAGTCTGCAAAATATGAATGTTAGTGGCGGCGGTGTGAAACTGAACGCTAAAAACTCTAGCTTCGACTATCTGGCTATGCAATTTCGTTTGCATCCGAGAGTGGCGATGGGTATCGGGTTGTTGCCGTTCTCTAATATAGGATACAACGTGTCGGAAAGCAATGAATCTACAAGTGTTTCTCCGTATAGTACGAAAAGCCTTGTTGGTGAAGGCGGTTTGCATCAGTTGTACGTTGGTGCCGGAGTGAAAATCCTGAAAAACCTGTCTGTGGGTGTGAACGCTTCTTATTTTTGGGGAGACATGACCCGCTCTTTAACAATGCTTTATCCGAGCACAGCTTCTGCTAATTCGTATATAAGCCAAACTTCCGTATCGGTTTCAGACTATAAGTTGGATTTTGGAGCGCAATACACACAAGAGTTGAATAAAAAACATTCAGTGACAATCGGAGCGGTTTTTTCTCCGAAACATAAACTGAATAATGATTATACTGTAACGACACAGGTTAGTTCGACTAACAGCAACAATTTGGATGCCACACTGGAGCTTCCGAATGTGTTTGGAGCCGGATTCACATATAACTATGACAAACGCTTGACTATCGGTGCAGATTATAGTTTGCAGCAGTGGTCGAAAGCTGAGTTTGGCGTAAATACATCGGATGATGCTATGCGTGATGATTTCAATGAAACATACGCGTATTGTGACCGTCATAAAATATCAGTGGGTGCGGAATATATTCCCAATTTGATCGGGCGTTCCTATTTATCCCATATAAAATATCGTTTGGGAGCTTATTATACGACTCCGTATTATAAGATCGACGGTAAAAAGGCTACTCGCGAATATGGCGTAACTGCCGGCTTCGGTCTGCCTGTGCCTCGTTCCCGTTCCATTCTGAGCGTCAGCGGACAGTTTGTTCGTATCAGTGGACAGGAATCGACTTTTGTAAACGAAAATATCTTCCGCGTTAGCATCGGATTGACGTTCAACGAACGTTGGTTCTTCAAGCGCAGAGTAGAGTAA
- the lptC gene encoding LPS export ABC transporter periplasmic protein LptC produces MSITITFGVVVMLLLLSSCGGKQKAMGEAITERDSLPMMTTLGVTTLISDSGVTRYRVNTEEWMMYDRKKPSYWAFEKGVYMEQFDSIFNIEASIKADTAYYYDKERLWKLIGNVDIQNRKGERFNTELLYWNEATQKVYSDKFIRIQQPDKIITGHGFDSNQQMTIYTIHNIEGIFYVDEEVGGGPPQPETKALPDSANKDAAK; encoded by the coding sequence ATGAGCATAACAATCACCTTCGGGGTGGTTGTTATGCTTCTTTTATTATCTTCCTGTGGCGGCAAGCAGAAAGCTATGGGAGAGGCTATCACAGAACGTGATTCTCTTCCGATGATGACCACATTAGGAGTCACTACCCTTATTTCCGATTCCGGAGTGACACGTTATAGGGTGAATACGGAAGAGTGGATGATGTACGACCGTAAAAAGCCTTCGTATTGGGCGTTTGAAAAAGGTGTGTACATGGAACAGTTCGACTCTATCTTTAATATAGAAGCCAGTATTAAAGCAGATACTGCCTATTATTATGACAAAGAAAGGCTTTGGAAGCTGATAGGGAATGTGGATATACAGAACCGCAAAGGAGAGCGTTTTAATACAGAACTGCTCTATTGGAATGAGGCCACTCAAAAAGTGTATTCCGACAAGTTTATACGTATCCAGCAACCGGACAAAATTATCACAGGACACGGCTTCGACTCGAACCAGCAAATGACCATATATACCATTCATAATATTGAAGGTATTTTCTATGTAGACGAGGAAGTGGGTGGCGGTCCGCCCCAACCGGAAACCAAAGCACTGCCGGATTCAGCGAATAAAGATGCTGCGAAATAG
- a CDS encoding hemolysin family protein — MNIYISLIITMIFSAFFSGMEIAFVSVDKLRFEMERKGGITSRILSVFFKNPNEFISTMLVGNNIALVIYGILMAQIIGDNLLAGFIDNHFLMVLAQTVISTLIILVTGEFLPKTIFKINPNLVLNIFAIPLIVCYVVLYPVSKLSSGLSYLFLRIFGMKVNKDASDRAFGKVDLDYFVQSSIDNAENEEELDTEVKIFQNALDFSNIKIRDCIVPRTEVVAVDLTTSLDELKSRFIESGISKIIVYDGNIDNVVGYIHSSEMFRAPKNWHENVKQVPIVPETMSAHKLMKLFMQQKKTIAVVVDEFGGTSGIVSLEDLVEEIFGDIEDEHDNTSYISKQIDEREYVLSARLEIEKVNETYGLDLPESDDYLTVGGLILNQYQSFPKLHEVVRVGRYQFKIIKVTATKIELVRLKVLE; from the coding sequence ATGAATATTTATATCTCTCTAATTATCACTATGATATTCTCCGCCTTCTTTTCAGGGATGGAGATCGCCTTTGTGTCGGTAGACAAACTGCGTTTTGAGATGGAACGTAAGGGGGGAATTACGTCCCGTATCCTTTCTGTCTTTTTTAAGAATCCCAATGAATTTATCTCTACTATGCTAGTGGGGAATAATATCGCATTGGTAATCTATGGTATCCTGATGGCACAGATTATCGGCGACAATCTACTGGCAGGATTCATCGACAACCATTTCTTGATGGTATTGGCTCAAACCGTTATTTCTACCTTGATTATCCTGGTGACTGGAGAGTTCTTACCGAAAACAATCTTCAAAATCAATCCCAATCTGGTTTTGAATATTTTTGCTATTCCGCTTATTGTTTGTTATGTCGTTCTCTATCCTGTTTCCAAACTGTCTTCCGGTTTATCTTACCTATTCCTCCGTATTTTTGGAATGAAGGTCAACAAGGATGCGTCCGACAGAGCGTTTGGAAAAGTCGACTTGGATTACTTCGTACAAAGCAGTATTGATAATGCCGAAAATGAAGAAGAACTGGATACGGAAGTGAAAATCTTCCAGAACGCCCTCGACTTCTCGAACATCAAAATCCGCGACTGCATCGTTCCGCGTACCGAAGTGGTGGCTGTCGATCTGACCACCTCGCTGGACGAGCTGAAAAGCCGCTTCATAGAATCCGGAATCTCCAAGATAATCGTGTATGACGGGAATATCGACAACGTAGTCGGTTATATCCATTCGTCGGAAATGTTCCGTGCTCCGAAAAACTGGCATGAGAATGTGAAACAAGTGCCGATTGTGCCCGAAACCATGTCTGCCCATAAACTGATGAAACTTTTCATGCAGCAAAAGAAAACGATTGCCGTTGTGGTGGATGAATTTGGCGGTACGTCCGGCATCGTATCCTTGGAAGACCTCGTTGAAGAAATCTTTGGAGATATAGAAGACGAACACGATAATACTTCCTATATCAGCAAGCAGATCGACGAACGCGAGTATGTATTGTCCGCCCGCCTGGAAATAGAAAAAGTCAATGAAACGTACGGGCTCGACTTGCCCGAGTCGGATGATTATCTGACAGTAGGAGGGTTGATCCTGAACCAATATCAGAGCTTCCCGAAGTTGCATGAAGTGGTCCGGGTAGGACGTTATCAATTCAAGAT